atgaagagacctttgctctggttgctcgtatctcatctgttcgtgcccttttagctgttgctgctgccagtaaatgggatcttttccagatggatgtaaaaaatgcattccttaatggggatttgagtgaagaagtctatatgcaacctcctcctggtctctctgttgaatcaaacaaggtttatcaccttcgacgtgcactttatggccttaaacaagctccacgtgcttggtttgccaagttcagctctaccatctctcatttgggttacatggccagtcattatgattctgccttatttcttcgtcgcactgataaaggcactattttacttctcctgtatgtggatgatatgatcataactggtgatgacctcagtggcattcaagaactcaagaattttctcagtcagcagtttgagatgaaagatcttggacatctcagctacttcttgggtcttgaaatcactcattctacagatggactttacattactcaagccaagtatgcctctgaactcttgtctagagctggactcactgatagcaaaactgttgacactccagtcaagtttaatgcgcatctgactccttcaggggggaaaccattgtctaatccctctctttacagacgcttagttggcagcctagtttatcttacTGTTagtcgtccagacatttcctatgctgttttccaggtgagccagtatctgtctgctccacgatcgactcactatgctactgttctgcgcattcttcggtacctaaagggcactctcttccatgatcttttctactctgctcggtctcctcttgttctccgtgcattttctgatgccgattgggcaggagatccaactgatcgcaggtccaccactggttattgctttcttcttggttcttctctgatttcttggcgaagtaagaaataaactcatgtggcccgttctagtactgaagcagaatatcatgcccttgctgataccacatctgagcttctttggctacgatggcttctcaaagacttagatgtgtctacatcctctgctactcctctttattgtgacaacaagagtgccattcatattgctcacaatgatgtcttccatgaacggaccaaacacatcgagatcgattgtcattttatccgttatcatcttgtccatggtgctctcaagctaatctcagtctcctctacagatcaacttgcagatatcttcaccaagtcacatcctaagggacgccttcgtactttggctgacaacctcaagttggtctcacatccaccttgagtttgaggggggctgttaacatgtatagtgttgtgggctttaggcccaaactagtttacttgtatagcactcatatttacttgtactgcactcatatgcctactatataaaggcactcacgtatattctttcagtgtgaaatacaataatattgaattcagtatttctaacagaTGCAATGTTatcaaaaacgaaaaaaaaaaaaaaaaagttatgagatTGGTTGCATTGTGGTGTGGACATTCAATTGTGTTTGTTGTGACATAGCTATGTCATGTACAGACAATTAGACtattagaaaaaaagagaatcaataaagaaatattgcatataagaaagaaaatgctCAACCATCGTATCGAACCCTCAGCTCGGAGGTCTTCATCAACTTGCCTTAccaaatttgcatttttaatgcaaaattttttattttgtaactaGTAACAACTATGAGGTAGTCAATCAGTTTGGTGCCTAGCACTTAGTGGTTATATCAGCAAAACAATTGATACTAACATTACCTCCTTGAGTTACAAAGATGATTAATTACTTGTACTTTATTAAAATGTAGGCCATTTTCAAGCCCCCAGAAGCAATGCCGGGAGGGATACCCATTTGTTTTCCCCTAGGTACTTTTGGTCATTCTTGTCTACATGCATGATTTGAAATTTCTTACTGATGCATCTAATTTTAATTCCCTTTAAGTTTGGAAACTGCGGATCACTTGAACAACATTGATTTGCAAGGAACAAGATTTAGTCAAGGAACATGATTGATTTGCAAGGAAACCGCGGATCACTTGAACAACATTGATTTGAAGCTGCTATCTTTGGGCTTTTTGGTTTTGACCCAGACAAACATATTCACATACGGTTTACATGCGGTATAAAGATTATAGGAGTTAAAAGATATGGAAGGCTGTCCCTTTATGTATATGGACAATTTGGTGGGAGCAAAATAGTAGAACGTTGATGGTGTCAAATGCCCTAATCATGTTATGAAATAGTTTAGGTTGAGATGTTTGTATGAATATAGATGACTACCTTAGGTAGCATCCCTTCGTATTCTATCTTGTTTATGGCTTTTAGATCTTTTGTGTTTGAGATCCTAATTCTTTTGGAGAAGTTTGATTCACAATCTTTTGTGTGAACaatctcttttttgtttatatgtatgtttaaaaaaaaaaaataccaaaattccTCCATATGAACTATAGGTAATGTATCGGCACCTAAAAGGCTCACAAAATAGCTTACTCACATAAGGTAAAAATAAGGGAAACTTGCCATTgttagataaaataaaagtcTAGTGTGCATGGATTTTGAAGCTACAAATTGTAATTGCAGCTTCATAGtttaatttgaaatcaaggtcaggattttttttatcatctaaTTACTCCTTCAAAGAActgcaacaaattttttgtcAAGATGGAGTTAAGAACGTTATTAGTATTTCAATATGGCTTGCATTAAGGGGTGTcaaatgggtgggtttgggtgggTTTGAAGTGGGCATAATTGCGTTAGATACATAAAATTCATTTATCCATTTATTGCCCATTTAACTAATTACCTCTAacccaaatccaacccaacccaacccaattattatgggtaaatcccaacccacccaattactCAATAATCataattaccaaaatgcccctaaaacttgaaaatgacctAAGTACTCTTAAAACcctttaaaattaccaaaatactccctaaacctaaaaaaagaccaaatatgataaaaaaaaaatcactaaaagttaataaaatacccttgaaatctaaaaaatgaccaaaataccccaaaaaacctaaaaaatgaccaaagtacccctgaaactaaaaaaatgaccgaagtacccctaaaaaattatcaaaataaccttaaacctataaaatgacgaaaataaccctacctttaaaatgaccaaaataacccaaaacctcaaaaattaccaaaaatatcctaaaacctctaaaacgAACAAAATAGCTCTAAACCTAtaaaacgaccaaaatacccctcaaaatatctaaaatgaccaaagtgcCACTAATCCTATAAGATGAATAAAATACACCCGAAGCCTTTAAAATTACCAAACTAGAGGTTTGGGGCATTTAGGATGTTTAGAGGGTATTTTCACCAATTTAAAGGTTTTAAGagtatttcaataattttgtaggttttgaGGGAATGTcactaattttttatgttttacgGGTGCTTcgttaatttttagattttagggctattttagtaattttataggttttggaggtcttttagtcattttttaggtttttgggaTATTTCGgtcaatttttttaggttttgggggtattttagtcattttttaggtttaggggttattttggtcatttttttttagttttaggagggattttggtcattttttaggcttCAGGGGTATTTcggttaatttttaggtttcaagggtatttcaatcattttttaggtttaaggggtatttcggtgattttttaagttttagggggtattttggtaaattttatatttcgagagtattttggtcattttttagggtTAGGGAGTATTTCGGTcaaattttaggttttggagttattttagtcattttaggttttggggatatttcagtcatttttcaagtttaggggtattttggtaattttatgtttggggatattttggtcattttttaggtttaggggatatttttgtcttttttaggttttagggctattttgatcatttttaagtttaagggggtattttggtaatttttttattggttttggggttattttagAGTTGGGTGATTTGTAGAAATGATACTTGAATCATAATTGGGTCTAATTGGGTACCtagttaaaacccaataaatattaatattaattagattaatacCCATTTAACACAATTAATAATTAGGTGGGTTTGGATCTTATTTAAGTGAGTGGATTTGGGCGGACAAATgagtttgggttgattttgtcATCCCTTCCTGCATCGACACATCGTTGTGCATCATAgttaatttagtatttttattgcatttcaAACTTTATTTGGATTATTATGAGGTAttcgataaattttttttctcatgtacAGATGTTCTCAATTTCAGGTCTTGAGCTGTagttctatattttatttgtttttggagtGTTTCCATATGCATTTTGTGTACTTAGGATATGTCCCCTTTTAATACTTTTATTAATTATCCCCCTTccccctccaaaaaataaaaataaaaatgaagaactaaAGAAACATATTCAACATTCAAGGACTGAGCCttatttgctatttttttttttttcataagcaACGCTATTAAAagatttacataaaaataaagtatCACTAAAACGCATGGCTCCAACTACTTATAAATGGCATCCAAAATATGACCATATAATATGTAGTGATAGAGTTCCGTCTAGACTGAATCAGTTTGACTGAAACCAAATCATCGCATTCAAAGATTACATCAAGGAGTCCAAGATCAGGACAAAACCCAACCTCATCCACTCCGTTAATCACCACAGTATATCTTTATATTCCATTTTGAAATAGCTAAAAATGAAGTCctcattaaaaatttaatatataaatttccttatatactcttactttattttcaatattCTTCTTTGACTAAAGTTTTAGGAtaatagtttttaaaacttttacatttttttttgacaatgtGTAATGATATTACTTTAccaatttggattttttaaagaataataccagaaatacaaatttttttacaaattattgatgtggtgagtggttgttagtaaatgaaaaaatgatgttaatggTGGGGCCTAgttgaaaaccaataaaaagctgatcacatcaacaatttgtaaaaatattataaaataatttgtaactttagcattactcttttttaATAGACCCAACAAAATGGGACGGAAGAAATATCATATTACAAGAAACAATTCCCTTACCTTAGCTAGGAGAGCATATCATTCTTATAGTTTTTATAGTTTGGATGAAGGATATTTCATTGGTCATTTCAGTCTTAATTctctataataaaataaagtctcttataaaaataaataaataaaacacttgAGAGCAACAAACGTGAATGCAAAAATTACACCAATCTATCTGATCTCTTACTCACAAGGTGAATCAGGAGAATTTGATCAATACATAATTTTTACGCAAATTAACGGCCAAGATTATACCTATATAATTGATCAAGATACTACTAGTCTCTATATAATCTCTATATTTTAAGAGGATTTAGAAAATTAGTTATGCCTttagaaaatgtcaaaaatacccctaagcTAAttctattcataaaaaataaaaaaatatggttaaaattataattcaaaaaaaaaaagttaacaaaaactaccaaagaaatttttttcctaaaaattagcacactctatatttaaataaatatatctcATGCACGTTTGataatatttcctaaaaataaGCACACACTAAACTCAACAGTTTACTctatttcaaatcctaaattttagtttcttaaaaattcgCTCATATGTAACCTCACtaacaatatataaattcaaattgaaaaattatattaaatttaaaataaggaCTTAGaaagttatttatgcctttaaaaaatgtcaaaaataccccaaaGCTGATTAGATAAtcctattattaaaaaataaaaaatagggttaaaattgtaattcaacaaaaaaattttaaaaaaactattagagaaatttttttttaaaaaaaaattagcacactctctatataaataaatatatctcACGCAcgtttgataaattttttttaaaaattagcacaTACTAAACCCAACAATTCACTctatttcaaatcctaaattttagtttcttaaaaagtCATTTATATGTAACCTcactaataataaagaaattcaaattaaaaaattacattaaacttaaaataaggattcagaaagttagttatatctttaaaaaatatcaaaaatacccctaaactgaTTAGATAatcatattcttaaaaaaataaaaaatagggttaaaaatgtaattcaaagaaagtttttttaaaaaaaaactattagagAAAATTAGCacactctctatttaaataaagagtgtgctaattttttcctttttgagtaAATATATCTCATACATGCTAGataattttttcctaaaagttTACTCTATTTTTAGCAATTTactctattttaaattttaaattttagtttcataaAAATTCATTCATATATAACCTcactaacaataaataaatttaaattaaaaaatttaattaaacttaaaataaataaataaaaaaggagctCAATTGCGCGTGGATAGAAAATAAGTAAAAACACAAAAGATAATGCCGTGGTTTGCCACCGCCAAAGACACGTGTCATAGCCTGGtgaccttaaaaaaataaaaataaaactcacagATACAGTACCCATGATCTTTCCCTAAAATAACGAATCTGCCACTCTTGCGCACGTGGAGTTAATAACATACCCGTCTCTGGTTGTACCGTGTGGGCAGAATTCCTAGCCATCAACGGTAAAAAGGCattaaaacaaagattaaaaaggAATATTGGCACATATTGTAGATTAATTGCTTGCAAATAATAACCTCTGccataatattaaattaaattcaaagttTATTAATTGCTTTCacatttaattttcttctttatggTGATTATTTCTGTTGTAATTAGGTCTATCTCTATTTTTATAACTAGACTAGATTTATGTCATTTAttctttctcaaccaaaaaaaaagaaaaaaaagaaaaaaatttatgtcatTTATTTgagtatatatttaaaaaaagttatctttatatttcttgatatatatacatatatcaaattttagGATGTCTACGTTTACTCAacataaggttttttttttttttagtttctaaaaaaaaacataagactttttaatattttgtgtaCATATACCGTTAAAACAAAAAGTACCAAACTTGAAATTTATCTCCGTATATATGATATATCTTgaaacttaaattttgatttggatttttttaaatacaagttttttttttttttataaactattgaaTACAAATTAAAACACTCATTGTAGCccacattttttcaaataaataaatgcagataataagaaattaatactacatcaaaatcaaatttaatagattactgatttttttttttttttttggggaggtaATAATACTGAGCTGACTCAACATGTTGATTTGTCGGAGCATCCTTGCAGTCCACACTCTCTCCCTCGCTGAACTAACTAAATCTCCACACTCTCTCCCTCGCTGACACGATAGATACATtcccatctctttctctctctctctttactgTAGAATGTTAGTGGTACCATACTTCTCTATGTAACTTCCTTCTTCACGGTTCCAAATAGAAACTCGTATTGCATTTCTTTGTCTTTCGTTCCTTTTCAcaaattctcttcttctttttttcttttctttttttaaagaaaatcataaagtttcttttttgtttcttacttATACCAAAAATTTGTGCATTCCAACATTGAATCAAGGATCTTAGAGTGTAAGCCATTAGACCCACATGCAGATTCTGAGCCATTTTTGCTTATTGGTTGTCATTTGCACCGTTCTAAATTTGCATAAGAGGTTTTTGCAAAGCTTTTTGGGGTTTCTGGTTATGGACTGCGCTTCCTGTTTGACGTTTTTGAGTCAGGGAAATGGTTTTGGCTGtgggttttttgtgtttgggtatttctcacatgttttcaaatttttggggttgttttttatatttggtttgtgTTTGAAGTTTATGCAAATTGGTTGTCATGGTAAGGGTTTGATGCAATTTTTGTGTAAATTCAGAGGGAAATCAAGTGGTTTTAGAAATGGGGTTCCTCTAAAAAATTGTGCGGGTAAAGAATCTGATTCAAAGATTATGCCTTGTGAGCGTGAATCGTTGAAATTGTTGGAGAATTCAAAGTCACAGAAACAGGTTGTGAATTCAAATGGTGATGCTTTGGAAGAGAATGATGAAGACAAAAAAGAATGCCATGGTGAAGATGAAGAATGTGATGTAATGGCATTGAGAAAATTGGTGAAGATAGAAAGGCAGCGAGCAAATGGCTCTTATGCAGAGCTTGAGAAGGAAAGAATGGCGGCTGCATCGGCAGCAGAGGAGGCAATGGCCATGATTTTGCGGCTTCAACGAGAGAAAAGTTCAATAGAAATTCAAGCCAATCAATACCGCAGATTGGCTGAGCAGAAGCAGCAATATGACCAAGAAGTGATACAATCTTTGCGATGGATTGTGATGAAACACGAGTCTAATAGTAGTTTGTTGGAAGATCAATTGAGGTTTTGTAGGCAGAAGTTGAAGCTTTGTACTATGAAGGGAAATGAAGTGGATCACGGACCTGAAGGAGTCGATGCAAGTATGAGATTTTTGAATTCCAGTACAGAACATGGTTTTG
This portion of the Castanea sativa cultivar Marrone di Chiusa Pesio chromosome 7, ASM4071231v1 genome encodes:
- the LOC142644141 gene encoding protein FLOURY 1-like, encoding MQILSHFCLLVVICTVLNLHKRFLQSFLGFLVMDCASCLTFLSQGNGFGCGFFVFGYFSHVFKFLGLFFIFGLCLKFMQIGCHGKGLMQFLCKFRGKSSGFRNGVPLKNCAGKESDSKIMPCERESLKLLENSKSQKQVVNSNGDALEENDEDKKECHGEDEECDVMALRKLVKIERQRANGSYAELEKERMAAASAAEEAMAMILRLQREKSSIEIQANQYRRLAEQKQQYDQEVIQSLRWIVMKHESNSSLLEDQLRFCRQKLKLCTMKGNEVDHGPEGVDASMRFLNSSTEHGFDDVLISSLDMDSSMF